A genomic region of Mesobacillus jeotgali contains the following coding sequences:
- a CDS encoding DUF2087 domain-containing protein — protein sequence MQLDKIVAFHKAMGDPTRLRIVALLANGPLHGQAIAGKLGLTPPTITHHIKKLRDINVIFERRDKNTIYFHLNESLIKQQAKTLGKLIEKKEGEVEAMIEQNIERQKVIENFFTKDGKLKNIPAQRKKKLMVFEYMVRGLKAGKKYPEKELNEYITKFHEDYATIRREFIINHYMYRENAIYELNPEEMWAKPE from the coding sequence ATGCAGCTGGATAAAATTGTTGCTTTTCATAAAGCAATGGGGGACCCAACAAGGTTAAGAATAGTGGCTTTGCTGGCAAATGGGCCGCTTCATGGCCAGGCAATTGCCGGAAAGCTTGGCCTTACCCCGCCGACAATCACACATCATATCAAAAAATTGCGGGATATCAATGTTATCTTCGAGCGCAGAGACAAGAACACGATTTATTTTCACTTAAATGAGTCATTAATCAAGCAACAGGCGAAAACGCTTGGCAAGTTGATCGAGAAAAAGGAAGGGGAGGTGGAAGCAATGATCGAACAGAATATCGAAAGACAAAAGGTTATTGAGAATTTCTTTACAAAAGATGGTAAATTAAAGAATATCCCGGCGCAAAGGAAGAAGAAGCTGATGGTATTCGAATATATGGTCCGTGGGTTGAAAGCCGGAAAGAAATATCCAGAAAAGGAACTGAACGAATATATCACGAAGTTCCATGAGGATTATGCGACAATCAGAAGGGAATTCATCATCAATCATTACATGTACCGTGAAAATGCGATTTATGAATTGAACCCTGAAGAGATGTGGGCAAAACCTGAGTGA
- a CDS encoding carbon-nitrogen family hydrolase, with protein sequence MKYKIACLQMDIAFGNPEQNYKKASELIDKAKAQKPDIIVLPELWTTGYDLDNLKDTAEEEAQEAKVFFKDAAEKYTCHFIGGSVANKTEAGIENTLLVFDKNGEQAGIYSKLHLFKLMDEHLYLAAGKEKGLFSLDGHKFAGLICYDIRFPEWVRAHALHDVEAMFVVAEWPIQRLEHWRALLIARAIENQCYVIACNRAGSDPNNKFAGHSMVIGPWGDVIAEGGEGEEILLAEIDLDEVKEARGKIPIFADRRPELY encoded by the coding sequence ATGAAATATAAAATAGCATGCCTGCAAATGGACATTGCCTTTGGGAATCCTGAGCAAAATTACAAAAAAGCCTCCGAACTGATCGACAAGGCAAAGGCTCAAAAACCTGATATCATTGTCCTTCCCGAGCTGTGGACTACCGGATATGATCTCGATAATTTAAAAGACACTGCAGAAGAAGAAGCACAAGAAGCCAAAGTGTTTTTCAAGGATGCAGCTGAGAAATACACTTGCCATTTTATTGGCGGTTCTGTTGCAAATAAAACAGAAGCTGGCATTGAAAATACATTGCTAGTATTCGACAAAAATGGTGAGCAGGCAGGAATCTACAGCAAGCTCCACTTGTTCAAGCTCATGGATGAGCATCTGTATCTGGCTGCCGGAAAGGAAAAAGGGTTATTTTCTTTGGATGGACACAAATTTGCCGGGCTGATTTGCTATGATATTCGATTCCCGGAATGGGTCCGTGCCCATGCCCTCCATGATGTTGAAGCGATGTTTGTTGTCGCTGAATGGCCAATCCAGCGCCTTGAACACTGGCGGGCATTGCTCATCGCCCGTGCGATTGAGAACCAATGCTATGTAATTGCCTGTAACCGTGCTGGCTCAGATCCTAACAATAAATTCGCTGGCCATTCCATGGTCATTGGCCCTTGGGGTGACGTGATTGCAGAAGGTGGAGAAGGTGAGGAAATCCTCCTGGCAGAAATCGACCTTGATGAGGTTAAGGAAGCAAGAGGCAAGATTCCCATCTTTGCTGATCGCCGGCCAGAACTGTATTAA
- a CDS encoding pyridoxal phosphate-dependent aminotransferase, producing the protein MEFAQSDLLKSLPKQFFASLVQKVGAYAEKGADIINLGQGNPDQPTPQHIVEKLKQAGENPANHKYSPFRGLSSLKEAAAAFYKREYGVNLDPEEEIAILFGGKAGLVEIPQCLLNPGDTILVPDPGYPDYLSGVELAKAKMVTMPLREENDFLPDYAVLSAEDLIQAKLMFLNYPNNPTGAVAHQEFFDQTIEVARKNEICVVHDFAYGAIGFDGERPQSFLQSGGAKDVGIEIYTLSKTYNMAGWRVGFAAGNKSVIAAINLLQDHMYVSLFGAVQEAAAEALLGPQECVAELNALYESRRNVLIDGLKNIGWHVTAPKGSFFAWLKVPEHFTSVEFADFLLEKAHIAVAPGVGFGEHGEGFVRVGLLSSEERLQEAVSRIESLGIFKK; encoded by the coding sequence ATGGAATTCGCACAATCAGATTTATTGAAAAGCTTGCCCAAGCAGTTTTTTGCTTCACTCGTGCAAAAAGTTGGCGCATATGCTGAAAAAGGGGCAGACATTATAAATCTTGGACAGGGAAACCCTGACCAACCAACACCTCAGCACATCGTAGAAAAGTTGAAGCAAGCTGGAGAAAATCCGGCTAACCATAAGTATTCGCCGTTCAGGGGATTGAGCTCGTTAAAAGAAGCTGCAGCAGCATTTTATAAAAGGGAGTATGGAGTCAATCTTGATCCAGAAGAAGAAATTGCCATACTATTCGGTGGCAAGGCTGGCTTGGTTGAAATTCCTCAATGCCTGTTGAATCCTGGGGACACAATTCTTGTTCCTGACCCCGGCTACCCTGACTACTTATCTGGAGTCGAACTTGCAAAGGCAAAGATGGTGACAATGCCACTAAGAGAAGAGAATGACTTTCTGCCTGATTATGCTGTATTAAGTGCGGAGGATTTGATTCAAGCAAAACTGATGTTTCTCAACTACCCAAATAATCCTACTGGCGCAGTGGCACATCAGGAATTCTTTGATCAGACAATCGAGGTGGCACGAAAAAATGAAATTTGTGTTGTCCACGATTTTGCCTATGGAGCGATTGGCTTTGACGGGGAGAGACCACAAAGCTTTTTACAGTCAGGTGGTGCCAAGGACGTAGGAATCGAAATCTATACGCTATCGAAAACGTATAATATGGCTGGATGGCGTGTTGGTTTTGCAGCGGGGAACAAGAGCGTGATTGCTGCAATTAACTTGCTTCAGGACCATATGTATGTCAGCTTGTTTGGTGCTGTTCAGGAAGCTGCAGCAGAAGCATTACTAGGGCCGCAAGAATGTGTTGCTGAGTTAAATGCTTTATACGAATCAAGAAGAAATGTCCTTATTGACGGTCTGAAAAATATTGGCTGGCATGTCACTGCTCCAAAAGGCTCGTTTTTTGCCTGGCTTAAGGTTCCTGAACACTTCACTTCGGTAGAATTCGCGGATTTCTTGCTCGAAAAAGCACATATAGCAGTTGCGCCAGGTGTTGGGTTTGGAGAACATGGAGAGGGCTTTGTGAGGGTTGGCTTGCTGAGCTCCGAGGAGAGGTTGCAAGAAGCAGTCAGCAGAATTGAAAGCTTGGGAATTTTCAAAAAATAG
- the mtnW gene encoding 2,3-diketo-5-methylthiopentyl-1-phosphate enolase, translated as MSEITATYIVHDAKHNPEKKAEGIALGLTVGSWTDLPELDQKQLKKHKGRVVSVEGSGLDANSETVATIKIAYPAINFSPDLPAILTTVFGKLSLDGKVKLVDLEFGKELKKEFPGPRFGIEGIRRKLGVHNRPLLMSIFKGVIGRDMDYLLKQLKEQSLGGVDLIKDDEILFENELTPFEKRITLGKQVLDEVYESTGHRTLYAANLTGRTTQLRDKARKATELGADALLFNVFAYGLDVLQELREDDEIGIPIMAHPAVSGAFTSAEEYGFSHSLLLGKLLRYAGADFSLFPSPYGSVALKKQQAISIAEALTAEDQFKRTFPVPSAGIHPGMVPLLVKDFGIDSIINAGGGVHGHPGGAQGGGKAFRQAIETVLQGKALEEGAIDHEELRVAISLWGSAEAVAK; from the coding sequence ATGAGCGAAATTACAGCGACATATATAGTCCATGATGCTAAACATAACCCGGAGAAAAAAGCAGAAGGGATCGCGCTTGGTTTGACAGTGGGATCGTGGACAGATTTGCCCGAATTGGACCAAAAACAATTAAAAAAACATAAGGGAAGAGTTGTCTCCGTAGAAGGTTCTGGCCTGGACGCCAATTCAGAAACAGTGGCAACGATCAAAATTGCTTATCCTGCCATCAATTTCTCGCCGGACCTGCCGGCAATTCTCACAACTGTATTTGGAAAACTCTCGCTTGATGGCAAGGTAAAACTGGTCGACCTTGAATTTGGGAAAGAATTAAAAAAAGAATTTCCGGGTCCCCGATTTGGAATTGAAGGAATAAGGAGGAAGCTTGGCGTCCACAATCGGCCACTGCTTATGAGCATTTTCAAAGGTGTCATTGGACGCGATATGGACTATTTGCTGAAACAGCTAAAAGAACAGAGCCTTGGAGGAGTTGACCTGATCAAGGATGATGAAATCCTGTTTGAAAATGAACTTACTCCTTTTGAAAAGAGAATCACCCTTGGGAAACAGGTTCTTGATGAAGTCTATGAATCTACTGGACACAGAACCTTATACGCTGCCAATCTGACAGGAAGAACCACACAGCTTAGGGATAAAGCAAGAAAAGCGACTGAGCTTGGAGCTGACGCCCTTTTGTTCAATGTTTTCGCCTACGGTTTGGATGTCTTGCAGGAACTGAGGGAAGATGATGAAATCGGTATTCCAATCATGGCTCACCCGGCCGTAAGTGGTGCTTTCACTTCTGCTGAAGAATATGGTTTTTCACATTCTTTGCTTCTGGGAAAATTACTCCGCTATGCCGGAGCAGACTTCTCGCTGTTCCCGTCACCTTATGGAAGTGTGGCTCTCAAAAAGCAACAGGCGATATCAATAGCCGAGGCACTGACTGCTGAAGATCAATTCAAAAGGACATTCCCGGTTCCGTCAGCAGGTATCCATCCAGGAATGGTCCCATTGCTTGTAAAAGATTTCGGAATAGACTCAATCATTAATGCGGGTGGCGGAGTACATGGCCATCCTGGTGGAGCACAGGGCGGCGGGAAGGCATTCAGGCAGGCAATTGAAACAGTACTTCAAGGAAAAGCACTTGAGGAAGGCGCCATTGACCATGAAGAATTAAGAGTAGCTATAAGTCTATGGGGTTCTGCAGAGGCGGTGGCAAAGTGA
- a CDS encoding 2-hydroxy-3-keto-5-methylthiopentenyl-1-phosphate phosphatase produces the protein MRQPVIFCDFDGTVTEKDNIIAIMNEYGPEGWDEIKEAVLDRTISIREGVGKMFSLLPVTQKAEIIDFAVQNARIRPGFQDFLDYASEEGIPVYIVSGGIDFFIEPIIQQFGPIADIYCNSSDFSAKTIKIEWPNSCDEQCSNDCGCCKPSIMRKLEQSGAYKIVIGDSVTDLEAAKQADFVLARDYLKDKCEEWEIRHLPFETFYDCIDALKTETGVKG, from the coding sequence GTGAGGCAGCCCGTGATTTTTTGCGACTTTGACGGAACAGTAACCGAAAAAGACAATATCATAGCAATCATGAATGAATATGGCCCTGAAGGCTGGGATGAAATAAAGGAAGCAGTGCTTGATCGCACCATTTCCATCAGGGAAGGGGTAGGAAAAATGTTTTCCCTCCTTCCGGTCACCCAGAAGGCAGAAATCATAGATTTTGCCGTCCAGAACGCAAGGATTCGCCCGGGTTTTCAGGACTTCCTGGATTATGCCAGCGAAGAAGGAATCCCTGTATACATCGTAAGCGGCGGAATTGATTTTTTCATAGAACCCATCATTCAACAATTTGGCCCAATTGCTGATATTTACTGCAACAGTTCTGATTTTTCAGCAAAAACAATCAAAATTGAATGGCCGAACAGCTGTGATGAACAATGCTCAAATGATTGCGGCTGCTGCAAACCATCGATCATGAGAAAGTTAGAGCAAAGCGGAGCTTATAAAATCGTCATTGGTGACTCCGTTACCGACCTAGAAGCCGCAAAGCAAGCAGACTTTGTGCTGGCGAGAGATTACTTGAAGGATAAATGTGAAGAGTGGGAGATTCGGCATCTACCATTTGAAACGTTTTATGACTGTATTGACGCTCTTAAAACTGAAACAGGGGTGAAGGGATGA
- a CDS encoding methylthioribulose 1-phosphate dehydratase → MSILESKWEELSDVKAELAERDWFMGTSGNLAIKVNSDPVQFLVTASGKDKRKRTDEDFLLVDQFGRPVEESHLKPSAETLLHVEVYKKTNAECSLHVHTIDNNVISEVYGDRGEVQFQGQELIKAFNIWEEDAVLKIPIIPNYAHIPTLAKAFSEHVKGDTGAVLIRNHGITVWGRNAFEAKKILEATEFLFRYQLRLLEHKPFQLFKVV, encoded by the coding sequence ATGAGCATTTTAGAATCGAAGTGGGAAGAACTGTCGGATGTAAAGGCTGAACTGGCTGAGCGTGATTGGTTTATGGGAACGAGCGGAAACCTCGCGATCAAAGTGAACAGCGACCCAGTGCAATTCCTTGTGACGGCGAGTGGAAAGGATAAGCGGAAAAGAACGGATGAGGACTTTTTGCTTGTAGACCAATTCGGCCGTCCGGTGGAGGAATCACATTTGAAGCCTTCTGCAGAAACACTGCTTCATGTAGAGGTATACAAGAAGACAAACGCTGAATGCAGCCTCCATGTCCATACGATCGATAACAATGTCATCTCCGAGGTCTATGGAGACAGGGGTGAGGTGCAATTTCAAGGACAGGAATTAATTAAAGCTTTCAACATATGGGAGGAAGATGCTGTACTAAAGATTCCCATTATTCCAAATTACGCGCATATCCCAACCCTTGCAAAAGCTTTCTCAGAGCATGTAAAAGGAGACACCGGAGCAGTATTGATCCGTAACCATGGCATCACAGTCTGGGGAAGGAACGCATTTGAAGCTAAAAAAATTCTCGAAGCTACTGAGTTTTTATTCCGTTACCAGTTAAGATTACTCGAGCACAAACCATTCCAATTGTTCAAGGTAGTGTAA
- a CDS encoding 1,2-dihydroxy-3-keto-5-methylthiopentene dioxygenase has translation MAFIVKQNTQEKIVEEQQVEAFLNAQEVIYEKWDINKLQANLQGKFLLTDDEKQQILEAFKAEIEDISARRGYKAQDVISLSDNTPNLDQLLANFKQEHHHTDDEVRFIVSGHGVFVIQGKDGEFFEVFLNPGDLISVPENTRHYFTLQDDRQVVAVRIFVTTEGWVPIYEEEKVSQ, from the coding sequence ATGGCATTTATCGTAAAGCAAAACACACAGGAAAAAATCGTTGAAGAGCAGCAGGTAGAAGCATTTCTGAACGCACAGGAAGTTATCTATGAAAAATGGGATATCAATAAGCTGCAAGCAAACCTTCAGGGAAAATTCCTCTTAACTGATGATGAAAAACAGCAGATTCTCGAAGCCTTCAAAGCAGAGATTGAAGACATTTCTGCACGCAGAGGCTACAAAGCTCAGGACGTCATTTCCCTGTCTGACAATACACCGAATCTTGATCAGCTGCTTGCGAATTTCAAGCAGGAACACCACCACACAGATGATGAGGTAAGATTCATCGTCAGCGGCCATGGGGTATTTGTCATCCAGGGCAAGGACGGAGAATTTTTTGAAGTTTTCCTGAATCCAGGAGACCTGATCTCCGTTCCTGAAAATACTCGTCATTACTTCACACTTCAGGATGACCGCCAGGTAGTTGCGGTAAGAATTTTCGTGACAACTGAAGGCTGGGTTCCGATTTATGAAGAGGAAAAAGTCAGCCAGTAA
- a CDS encoding aspartyl-phosphate phosphatase Spo0E family protein, with amino-acid sequence MYQSQNTLLKEIDRARELMVAAAMESGYTSEETIYRSQELDRLIYEYQTLCQETEIQRQKAKILFRQMILLTKKQYILAHA; translated from the coding sequence GTGTATCAATCGCAAAATACTTTGTTAAAGGAAATTGATCGCGCTCGGGAATTGATGGTGGCTGCTGCAATGGAATCTGGATACACGAGTGAGGAAACAATCTATCGAAGCCAGGAACTAGACCGTCTAATTTATGAATATCAAACTTTATGCCAAGAGACGGAAATACAGCGGCAAAAAGCAAAAATTTTATTCAGGCAAATGATTCTGCTGACAAAGAAACAATATATTTTAGCGCATGCGTGA
- a CDS encoding electron transfer flavoprotein subunit beta/FixA family protein, whose product MHIVVCVKQVPDTKIIKINPKTNTLDRRSAPAILNPYDAHAVQEAVKIKNKTGGTISVLSMGPPQAVAVIKKSVEIGADQGYLISDRAFAGADTLATSYALSKALEKISKDNPIDLVICGKHAIDGDTGQVGPGIARRLDIPPITNVIEVSEVNEGEKHVHIKRKQIDGYEVIQSQLPCLLTVEKEINDIEYAPLTNMINAARYEPVIWSVNDLEDVDKTQLGLKGSPTIVGKMFSPPKLEGGKRIEGNSDSQVEQLMGILMERKDLLKIKTANS is encoded by the coding sequence ATGCACATTGTCGTATGTGTCAAGCAAGTGCCCGATACAAAGATCATCAAAATCAATCCTAAGACGAATACTCTGGACAGGCGAAGCGCACCAGCAATTTTGAACCCTTATGATGCCCATGCCGTACAGGAAGCAGTCAAAATCAAGAACAAAACAGGAGGAACGATCTCTGTTCTTTCAATGGGACCGCCGCAAGCTGTAGCTGTTATCAAGAAAAGTGTTGAAATAGGCGCTGACCAGGGATACCTCATCTCGGACAGGGCGTTTGCGGGCGCAGATACCCTTGCAACAAGCTATGCACTCTCCAAAGCGCTTGAAAAAATATCGAAGGATAATCCGATAGATTTAGTCATCTGTGGGAAGCATGCGATTGATGGTGATACAGGACAGGTAGGACCAGGAATCGCCCGCAGGCTGGATATACCGCCAATTACGAATGTTATTGAAGTTTCAGAGGTTAATGAAGGAGAAAAACATGTTCATATAAAGCGGAAACAAATCGATGGATACGAAGTTATTCAATCACAACTCCCTTGCCTGCTGACTGTTGAAAAGGAGATTAATGACATAGAGTATGCACCGCTTACAAATATGATCAATGCAGCACGTTATGAGCCGGTCATCTGGTCTGTTAATGATCTTGAGGATGTTGACAAGACACAGCTGGGGCTAAAAGGATCTCCAACGATTGTTGGCAAGATGTTCAGTCCTCCTAAGCTTGAAGGCGGGAAAAGAATTGAAGGAAACTCTGATTCTCAGGTAGAACAGCTTATGGGAATTTTAATGGAAAGAAAAGATTTATTGAAAATAAAAACAGCCAACTCTTGA